A genomic region of Gemmatimonadales bacterium contains the following coding sequences:
- a CDS encoding CAAX prenyl protease-related protein yields MEVLLSVLERYPSLRYILPFAVFMLWLAVGPALPVSPRVEAIIRTAVLLGVILLVARPVLSFRMERPIATVLVGIGVFVLWILPDQLMPGYRESVLFQNGITGRVESSMAIEARTDLLVILLRFLRAALIVPIVEELFWRGWLPRWIDASDDFRRRPLGAFTTFSFVATVILFGMEHGPFWDVGMAAGIVYNWWMLKTRSLGDLIWCHAVTNACLSGWVLLAGQWQYW; encoded by the coding sequence ATGGAGGTGCTTCTGAGCGTGTTGGAACGGTATCCGTCACTGCGGTACATCCTGCCGTTTGCCGTTTTCATGCTCTGGCTCGCCGTTGGACCGGCGCTGCCGGTGTCGCCGCGGGTCGAAGCGATCATCCGGACCGCAGTGCTCCTGGGCGTCATTCTCCTGGTGGCCCGGCCGGTGCTCAGCTTCCGGATGGAACGTCCGATTGCCACGGTGCTGGTTGGCATCGGGGTGTTCGTGCTGTGGATCCTGCCCGATCAACTCATGCCTGGCTATCGGGAGAGCGTGCTGTTCCAAAACGGGATTACCGGACGGGTGGAGAGCTCGATGGCGATCGAGGCGCGAACCGACCTCCTCGTGATCCTGCTGCGTTTTCTTCGGGCCGCGCTGATCGTGCCGATCGTCGAAGAACTCTTCTGGCGCGGATGGTTGCCCCGCTGGATCGACGCTTCGGACGACTTCCGGCGGCGTCCGCTCGGCGCGTTCACGACCTTCTCGTTCGTGGCTACCGTGATCCTGTTCGGGATGGAACATGGCCCGTTCTGGGATGTTGGAATGGCGGCCGGGATCGTCTACAACTGGTGGATGCTCAAGACGCGGAGTCTGGGCGACCTGATCTGGTGTCACGCCGTGACTAATGCGTGTCTGTCCGGCTGGGTATTGCTGGCTGGGCAGTGGCAGTACTGGTAG
- a CDS encoding aminomethyltransferase family protein — MLKTTPFHERTAPLVTGQAWRRWAGHAVASAYDMAPDREYAAVRNAAALFDVSPLHKYLIQGRDAGRLLDRMVTRQVASAAVGQVMYTTWCDARGKVVDDGTVSRLDDETYRLTSAEPSLRWLHRNAFGMQVDIADLSDQVGALALQGPLSRDILNRVADRPIDDLRYFRTTSRRIAGVPVDLSRTGYTGDLGYELWVPAHGALAVWDALMAEGFAFGITPAGIWALDTARIEAGLVMLDVDYHSAERALIEPQKSTPFELSLDWTVSFEKGPFNGRRALATERVRGAAWRFVGIEVEWESLEALYASVGLPPALPSVAWRASVPVYRDGRQIGYASSGCWSPLLKKYLALAHLQAAHAAPETRVEMEVTVEHHRRRAHARVTALPFFDPPRKKAVA, encoded by the coding sequence ATGCTCAAGACGACTCCGTTTCACGAGCGGACGGCACCGCTCGTTACCGGCCAGGCATGGCGGCGCTGGGCGGGGCACGCCGTAGCAAGCGCCTACGACATGGCCCCTGATCGGGAGTATGCGGCCGTGCGCAACGCCGCGGCCCTTTTTGACGTTTCTCCGCTTCACAAGTACCTGATCCAGGGTCGCGATGCCGGCCGGCTGCTCGATCGGATGGTAACGCGCCAGGTGGCGTCTGCCGCCGTCGGTCAGGTGATGTATACGACCTGGTGCGATGCTCGGGGCAAAGTGGTCGATGACGGAACCGTGAGTCGGCTGGACGACGAGACCTACCGGCTGACCTCGGCCGAGCCAAGCCTCCGGTGGTTGCATCGGAACGCATTCGGGATGCAGGTCGACATCGCCGACCTGTCGGATCAGGTCGGTGCGCTGGCGTTGCAGGGACCGCTCTCGCGGGACATCCTCAACCGGGTGGCGGATCGCCCGATCGACGACCTGCGGTACTTTCGGACGACCTCCCGTCGGATTGCCGGGGTTCCTGTCGACCTGTCGCGGACGGGATACACCGGCGACCTCGGATACGAGCTGTGGGTACCTGCGCACGGTGCGCTGGCAGTCTGGGACGCGCTGATGGCGGAGGGATTTGCGTTCGGGATCACCCCTGCGGGCATCTGGGCGCTCGATACGGCCCGGATCGAAGCTGGGCTCGTCATGCTCGACGTCGACTATCACTCGGCCGAGCGGGCCTTGATCGAGCCTCAGAAGTCGACCCCGTTCGAGTTGTCGCTCGATTGGACTGTGAGCTTCGAGAAAGGCCCGTTCAACGGTCGGCGGGCGCTGGCGACCGAGCGGGTCCGCGGTGCGGCCTGGCGCTTCGTCGGAATCGAAGTCGAGTGGGAGTCGCTGGAGGCGCTGTACGCGTCGGTTGGTCTTCCGCCCGCGTTGCCCTCGGTCGCGTGGCGGGCCAGCGTACCGGTCTATCGCGACGGGCGACAGATCGGCTACGCCTCGAGCGGCTGCTGGTCGCCGCTGCTCAAGAAATATCTAGCTCTGGCGCACCTCCAGGCCGCCCATGCCGCGCCTGAGACGCGGGTCGAGATGGAAGTGACCGTCGAACACCATCGTCGCCGGGCGCACGCTCGGGTAACGGCACTTCCTTTCTTCGATCCGCCCCGAAAGAAGGC
- a CDS encoding TonB-dependent receptor, with amino-acid sequence MTRSCMWLLVVSLVAGSSALSAQTGSITGRVSDSTRGDGLVAAQIQVRDVSGRNVGQASTGANGVYRIDGLVAGTYAVLATMIPYSPRQVRGVVVAAGGTVTVDFALSSQVYNLSEVMVTSVSKVPEKLTDAPASVTVIPAVQVQERPALTVLDHLKAAPGISYSEGGLVQSNIVSRGFNNTFSGSLLTLIDNRMAAVPSLKVNVAGFFPNTNEDIEQIEFVLGPGAALYGPNVTSGVLNIITKSPITSAGTTVSLESGFRSSSKWAEGTNASDNGGGLLRFGFRHATRLSAKAGFKVSGEYLTGSDWRYADPGDTLRTRSRDDNTKISCTRTATGCRNFDIRKWNGEFRFDVRPDENTEWITSYGHSEAVNLIELTGLGAGQARDWRYQSLQTRFRHKDLFAQVYGNFSNSGGTFLLRDGQQILDSSRTMAAQIQHGYSLGSRQTFIYGVDYIFTDARTGGTINGANEADDDIKEVGGYLHSVTHLSPRVDVVAALRVDKHSRLDDAVWSPRVALVLKPNETNNVRLTYNRAFSTPSNNNLFLDIAGGAAGPYTVRALGVPQGGFQFRAGGGCAGGLSSLCMRAIPLPGSPTQILPANAAALWPLAVAVISQNAAVPAQLRQLLAAVPAPTTQVGTQLRRLNTTTATFLDIDPAQVQDIETLKPSISNTFEVGYKGNIGNKARLAVDFYYERRENFVGPLIVESPNVFFDRTSLIGYLTAAFTPTLGAQAAAQAAAQLGTAMAGISGTTGATGTQGIPLGTVVPNNSALTNRPDIFLTYRNFGEVDLFGADMAFDYIADDRWSMAATWSVVNKDFFTAEEVGGPTPIALNGSKNRGTATLRYRNDPAGWAVEARGRYTKGFPVNSGVYVSPQRSDGSFEPTDSYALLDLQGSIRPRFSKRNMLIAVGINNVFNKGYATFVGVPTLGRLVTSKISYTF; translated from the coding sequence ATGACCCGCTCCTGTATGTGGTTGCTGGTGGTGTCTCTGGTCGCGGGCTCGAGCGCCCTGTCGGCCCAAACGGGCTCGATAACTGGCCGAGTGTCGGACAGCACCAGGGGTGATGGCCTCGTCGCAGCCCAGATTCAGGTTCGTGATGTTTCGGGTCGAAACGTCGGCCAGGCGTCGACGGGTGCCAATGGTGTCTATCGGATCGACGGCCTCGTGGCCGGCACCTATGCAGTACTGGCCACGATGATTCCGTACTCGCCTCGGCAGGTGCGAGGGGTCGTGGTTGCGGCGGGCGGTACCGTCACCGTGGACTTCGCCCTTTCGAGCCAGGTTTACAACCTCTCAGAGGTGATGGTTACCTCGGTGTCCAAGGTGCCGGAAAAGCTGACCGACGCTCCGGCCAGCGTGACTGTGATCCCGGCGGTTCAGGTCCAGGAGCGTCCAGCCCTCACGGTACTCGATCACCTCAAGGCTGCCCCGGGCATCTCGTACTCCGAGGGTGGCCTGGTGCAGTCCAACATCGTGTCCCGCGGCTTCAACAATACGTTTTCCGGCTCGCTGCTGACGCTGATCGACAATCGGATGGCGGCGGTTCCGTCGCTCAAGGTCAATGTGGCCGGGTTCTTCCCGAATACGAACGAGGATATCGAGCAGATCGAGTTCGTGCTCGGACCAGGGGCGGCCCTCTACGGTCCGAATGTGACGAGTGGCGTGCTCAACATCATTACCAAATCGCCGATCACGTCGGCGGGCACGACGGTTTCGCTCGAGAGCGGCTTCCGCTCGAGTTCCAAGTGGGCGGAGGGCACCAACGCCTCTGACAACGGCGGGGGCTTGCTCCGGTTCGGATTCCGGCACGCGACGAGGCTCTCGGCCAAGGCGGGCTTCAAGGTGTCGGGTGAGTACCTGACCGGCAGCGACTGGCGCTACGCTGATCCGGGCGACACGCTGCGGACCCGGTCGAGGGATGATAACACCAAGATCAGCTGTACCCGGACGGCGACGGGGTGCCGGAATTTCGATATCCGGAAATGGAACGGCGAGTTCCGCTTCGATGTGCGGCCGGATGAGAACACGGAGTGGATCACCAGCTACGGACACAGCGAGGCCGTCAACCTGATCGAGCTCACCGGGCTTGGCGCCGGCCAGGCGCGCGACTGGCGCTATCAGAGCTTGCAGACGCGGTTCCGTCACAAGGACCTTTTCGCGCAGGTCTACGGAAACTTCAGCAACTCCGGTGGCACCTTCCTCCTGCGGGATGGTCAGCAGATTCTCGACAGCTCGCGCACCATGGCTGCGCAGATCCAGCACGGCTACAGTCTGGGCTCGCGGCAGACCTTCATTTACGGCGTCGACTATATCTTCACGGACGCGCGCACCGGCGGCACCATCAACGGGGCCAACGAGGCTGACGACGACATCAAGGAGGTGGGCGGCTACCTGCACAGTGTGACGCACCTGAGCCCGCGGGTCGACGTCGTGGCGGCGCTCCGGGTCGACAAGCACAGTCGACTGGATGATGCGGTCTGGTCGCCGCGGGTGGCGCTGGTACTCAAGCCGAACGAGACCAACAACGTCCGACTCACCTACAACCGCGCGTTCTCGACGCCGAGCAACAACAACCTGTTCCTGGACATCGCGGGCGGCGCCGCCGGGCCGTACACGGTTCGTGCTCTGGGGGTGCCACAGGGTGGCTTCCAGTTCCGGGCCGGGGGCGGGTGCGCTGGCGGGCTCAGCAGCCTCTGTATGCGGGCCATTCCGCTGCCGGGGAGCCCCACCCAGATTCTGCCGGCCAATGCCGCGGCGCTCTGGCCATTGGCGGTGGCGGTAATTTCACAGAACGCGGCTGTTCCTGCCCAGCTGCGTCAGCTCCTGGCCGCGGTGCCGGCCCCGACGACCCAGGTCGGCACGCAGCTTCGGCGGCTCAACACCACGACCGCCACCTTCCTCGATATCGATCCGGCCCAGGTTCAGGATATCGAGACCCTCAAGCCGAGCATCAGCAACACGTTCGAAGTCGGCTATAAAGGGAACATCGGCAACAAGGCACGGCTGGCCGTCGACTTCTACTACGAGCGCCGCGAAAACTTCGTCGGGCCGCTGATCGTCGAGTCGCCCAATGTGTTCTTTGACCGGACGTCGCTGATCGGGTACTTGACCGCGGCGTTCACGCCGACGCTGGGCGCGCAGGCCGCAGCGCAGGCCGCAGCGCAGCTCGGCACCGCCATGGCGGGTATCTCGGGCACCACAGGCGCTACGGGCACCCAGGGTATTCCCCTCGGTACCGTGGTGCCGAATAACTCGGCGCTTACCAACCGTCCGGACATCTTCCTGACCTACCGGAACTTCGGCGAGGTGGATCTCTTCGGCGCGGACATGGCGTTCGACTACATCGCCGATGACCGCTGGTCGATGGCGGCGACCTGGTCGGTGGTCAACAAGGACTTCTTCACGGCGGAGGAAGTCGGTGGCCCGACGCCGATTGCGCTCAACGGCTCGAAGAATCGGGGCACCGCGACGCTCAGGTACCGGAATGATCCGGCGGGATGGGCGGTCGAGGCTCGGGGTCGGTACACCAAGGGATTCCCGGTCAACTCAGGCGTGTACGTCAGTCCGCAGCGGTCGGACGGCAGCTTCGAGCCAACCGATTCGTACGCGCTGCTCGACCTCCAGGGCAGCATCCGTCCGCGGTTTTCCAAGAGGAACATGCTGATCGCTGTCGGGATCAACAACGTCTTCAATAAGGGCTACGCGACCTTCGTCGGCGTGCCGACGCTGGGACGGCTCGTGACCTCCAAGATCTCGTACACTTTCTAA
- a CDS encoding C40 family peptidase, with protein MLKRLSLATMALLLTLTLPVQAQTAKPFAELSRTLLAGRDSLVKVTRDQVGLRYRLGAKEPGKAFDCSALVQWVAGLFGRDLPRTAAQQANVGIAIPKDPDQLLPGDLLFFGRGRAVDHIGIYVGDGVYVHAANRRKGVIETELARTKSTYWKGVRRIFIEADSALHFTPNIVATPSGD; from the coding sequence ATGTTGAAACGGCTCTCCCTCGCCACAATGGCGCTGCTGCTGACCTTGACCCTCCCGGTCCAGGCCCAGACAGCCAAGCCATTTGCCGAGTTGAGCCGAACCCTCCTGGCCGGGCGTGACTCGCTGGTCAAGGTGACCCGGGATCAGGTCGGACTTCGCTACCGCCTCGGCGCCAAAGAGCCTGGCAAGGCGTTCGACTGCAGCGCGCTGGTCCAGTGGGTCGCGGGTCTGTTCGGACGAGACCTCCCGCGGACAGCAGCCCAGCAAGCCAACGTCGGCATTGCCATCCCGAAGGATCCTGACCAGCTCCTCCCCGGCGATCTCCTCTTCTTCGGACGGGGTCGCGCGGTCGACCACATCGGCATTTACGTCGGCGACGGGGTGTACGTCCATGCGGCCAACCGCCGTAAGGGCGTCATCGAAACCGAGTTGGCCCGCACCAAGAGCACCTACTGGAAGGGTGTCCGCCGGATCTTCATCGAAGCCGACAGCGCCTTGCACTTCACGCCCAACATCGTGGCGACACCCTCCGGCGACTGA
- a CDS encoding glycosyltransferase family 2 protein has product MPPSPLPLVVLTPIRNEGWILDRFLAVTTRLADQVILADQGSTDESRTIAARYPNVTVIANPDTGFSEATRQGLLIDEARRLVPGPKVLLALDADEIIAADAPTSLGWQTMRHAAPGTVLCFELIDLLLTPDRCMRHDRWRPFGYVDDGAPHQGRLIHSGRIPLPAGAPRLKLNSIKLLHYAPLRTTAMASKLRWYSVMENVLGSCPPVFKRRLRYLNHVDFTWEGRIEASQAGWFDRWEVDGIDMQTVDDPEYHWYDVEVLRAFQTHGSRKFWLDDIWRFDWEPVRQWAIAQGFAGIPSGPVRPAPDWLVWVMRVLSWAHRHQVWIRQRLSGRRSRRLA; this is encoded by the coding sequence ATGCCCCCTTCTCCACTTCCTCTCGTCGTCCTGACACCGATCCGAAACGAGGGGTGGATTCTCGACCGGTTTCTTGCCGTAACCACCCGACTGGCCGACCAGGTCATCCTCGCCGACCAGGGATCGACCGACGAGAGTCGCACTATTGCCGCACGGTATCCGAACGTCACGGTCATTGCCAACCCGGATACCGGGTTCAGCGAAGCCACCCGGCAGGGGCTCCTGATCGACGAGGCGCGCCGCCTCGTTCCAGGTCCCAAGGTCCTGCTGGCGCTCGATGCGGACGAGATCATCGCCGCCGATGCGCCCACCTCGCTCGGCTGGCAGACCATGCGGCACGCCGCGCCGGGGACCGTCCTCTGCTTCGAGCTGATCGATCTGCTGCTGACGCCTGATCGCTGCATGCGCCACGATCGCTGGCGGCCGTTCGGCTACGTCGACGACGGCGCGCCGCACCAGGGACGACTGATCCACAGCGGTCGAATCCCCCTGCCGGCAGGTGCGCCGCGGCTCAAACTCAACAGCATCAAGCTGCTCCATTACGCCCCGCTTCGCACCACCGCCATGGCGTCGAAGCTGCGCTGGTACAGCGTAATGGAGAACGTCCTGGGCAGCTGTCCCCCGGTGTTCAAGCGCCGGCTGCGCTACCTCAACCATGTCGACTTTACCTGGGAAGGTCGGATCGAGGCCTCCCAGGCAGGCTGGTTCGACCGCTGGGAAGTCGACGGTATCGACATGCAGACGGTCGACGACCCGGAGTATCACTGGTACGATGTCGAGGTGTTGCGCGCCTTTCAGACGCATGGGTCCCGAAAATTCTGGCTCGACGACATCTGGCGCTTCGACTGGGAACCGGTTCGCCAGTGGGCCATTGCCCAGGGCTTCGCCGGAATCCCCTCAGGGCCAGTACGCCCCGCACCGGACTGGCTGGTCTGGGTCATGCGGGTCCTGAGCTGGGCCCATCGCCATCAGGTCTGGATTCGCCAGCGGCTTTCCGGGCGCCGGAGCCGCCGTCTGGCTTGA